The Microbacterium maritypicum genome contains a region encoding:
- the rpsG gene encoding 30S ribosomal protein S7 yields the protein MPRKGPAPKRPVVNDPVYGAPIVTSLVNKILVDGKKSLAESIVYGALRGVEAKNGQDAVATLKKALDNVRPTLEVRSRRVGGSTYQVPVEVKPHRANTLALRWLVSYAKGRREKTMTERLQNEILDASNGLGAAVKRREDTHKMAESNRAFAHYRW from the coding sequence ATGCCTCGTAAGGGACCCGCCCCGAAGCGCCCCGTCGTCAACGACCCGGTATACGGCGCACCGATCGTCACCTCGCTGGTGAACAAGATCCTCGTCGACGGCAAGAAGTCGCTGGCCGAGTCGATCGTCTACGGCGCCCTCCGCGGCGTCGAGGCGAAGAACGGTCAGGACGCCGTCGCCACGCTGAAGAAGGCGCTCGACAACGTGCGCCCGACGCTCGAGGTCCGCAGCCGCCGCGTCGGTGGCTCGACCTACCAGGTGCCGGTCGAGGTCAAGCCTCACCGCGCCAACACGCTCGCTCTGCGCTGGCTCGTGAGCTACGCGAAGGGCCGTCGTGAGAAGACGATGACCGAGCGTCTGCAGAACGAGATCCTCGACGCCTCCAACGGCCTGGGTGCCGCGGTCAAGCGCCGCGAGGACACGCACAAGATGGCCGAGTCGAACCGCGCGTTCGCTCACTACCGCTGGTAA
- the fusA gene encoding elongation factor G, which produces MAQDVLTDLSKVRNIGIMAHIDAGKTTTTERILFYTGVNHKLGETHDGASTTDWMEQEKERGITITSAAVTCYWNKNQINIIDTPGHVDFTVEVERSLRVLDGAVAVFDGKEGVEPQSETVWRQADKYNVPRICFVNKMDKLGADFYFTVDTIINRLGAKPLVIQLPIGAESDFIGVVDLVEMRALVWAGDSKGDVTMGASYEIQEIPEDLKEKAAEYRQQLLETVAETDDALLEKFFGGEELTVAEIKGAIRKLTVASEIYPVLCGSAFKNRGVQPMLDAVVDYLPNPLDVGSIEAHDPKDYDTIIERHPDANDPFAALAFKVAVHPFFGRLTYVRVYSGHLESGSAVVNSTKNKKERIGKIFQMHANKEIPVPSVTAGNIYAVIGLKDTTTGDTLTDPAAPVVLESMTFPEPVIEVAIEPKTKADQEKLGVAIQKLAEEDPTFRTELNPETGQTTIKGMGELHLDILVDRMKREFNVEANVGKPQVAYRETIRKTVEKHDYTHKKQTGGSGQFAKIQFTIEPLDLDSEKTYEFVNAVTGGRIPREYIGSIDAGFQDAMNVGVLAGYPMVGVKATIVDGAAHDVDSSEMAFKIAGSMGFKEAARRANPVLLEPLMAVEVRTPEEYMGDVIGDLNSRRGQIQSMEDAAGVKVVRAQVPLSEMFGYIGDLRSKTSGRAVYSMEFHSYAEVPRAVADEIVQKTKGE; this is translated from the coding sequence GTGGCACAAGACGTGCTCACGGACCTGAGCAAGGTCCGCAACATCGGCATCATGGCGCACATCGATGCCGGCAAGACCACGACGACCGAGCGCATCCTGTTCTACACGGGCGTCAACCACAAGCTCGGCGAGACGCACGATGGCGCCTCGACCACCGACTGGATGGAGCAGGAGAAGGAGCGCGGCATCACGATCACGTCTGCCGCCGTGACCTGCTACTGGAACAAGAACCAGATCAACATCATCGACACCCCCGGCCACGTGGACTTCACGGTCGAGGTGGAGCGCTCGCTCCGCGTCCTCGATGGTGCTGTCGCGGTGTTCGACGGCAAGGAGGGCGTCGAGCCCCAGTCCGAGACCGTCTGGCGTCAGGCCGACAAGTACAACGTCCCGCGCATCTGCTTCGTCAACAAGATGGACAAGCTCGGCGCCGACTTCTACTTCACCGTCGACACGATCATCAACCGCCTGGGCGCCAAGCCCCTCGTGATCCAGCTGCCGATCGGCGCGGAGAGCGACTTCATCGGCGTCGTCGACCTGGTCGAGATGCGCGCGCTGGTCTGGGCCGGAGACTCCAAGGGTGACGTCACCATGGGTGCCTCCTACGAGATCCAGGAGATCCCGGAAGACCTCAAGGAGAAGGCTGCGGAGTACCGTCAGCAGCTCCTCGAGACCGTCGCCGAGACCGATGACGCGCTGCTCGAGAAGTTCTTCGGTGGCGAGGAGCTCACGGTCGCCGAGATCAAGGGTGCGATCCGCAAGCTGACCGTCGCGAGCGAGATCTACCCGGTGCTCTGCGGTTCCGCGTTCAAGAACCGCGGCGTCCAGCCGATGCTCGACGCGGTCGTCGACTACCTCCCGAACCCGCTCGACGTGGGCTCGATCGAGGCGCACGACCCGAAGGACTACGACACGATCATCGAGCGTCACCCCGACGCCAATGACCCGTTCGCCGCCCTCGCGTTCAAGGTCGCCGTGCACCCGTTCTTCGGTCGCCTCACCTACGTGCGCGTCTACTCGGGTCACCTGGAGTCCGGTTCTGCGGTCGTCAACTCGACCAAGAACAAGAAGGAGCGCATCGGGAAGATCTTCCAGATGCACGCCAACAAGGAGATCCCGGTCCCCTCGGTCACCGCGGGAAACATCTACGCGGTCATCGGTCTGAAGGACACCACCACCGGTGACACCCTGACCGACCCGGCAGCTCCGGTCGTCCTCGAGTCGATGACGTTCCCCGAGCCCGTCATCGAGGTCGCGATCGAGCCGAAGACCAAGGCCGACCAGGAGAAGCTGGGTGTCGCCATCCAGAAGCTCGCTGAAGAGGACCCGACCTTCCGCACGGAGCTGAACCCCGAGACCGGTCAGACGACCATCAAGGGCATGGGCGAGCTGCACCTCGACATCCTCGTGGACCGCATGAAGCGCGAGTTCAACGTCGAGGCCAACGTCGGCAAGCCGCAGGTGGCGTACCGCGAGACGATCCGCAAGACCGTCGAGAAGCACGACTACACGCACAAGAAGCAGACCGGTGGTTCTGGACAGTTCGCAAAGATCCAGTTCACCATCGAGCCGCTCGACCTCGACTCCGAGAAGACCTACGAGTTCGTGAACGCCGTCACCGGTGGTCGCATCCCTCGTGAGTACATCGGTTCGATCGATGCCGGTTTCCAGGACGCGATGAACGTCGGTGTGCTCGCGGGCTACCCGATGGTCGGCGTCAAGGCGACCATCGTCGATGGTGCGGCTCACGACGTCGACTCCTCGGAGATGGCGTTCAAGATCGCGGGCTCCATGGGCTTCAAGGAGGCCGCGCGCCGTGCCAACCCCGTGCTGCTCGAGCCGCTGATGGCCGTCGAGGTCCGTACTCCTGAGGAGTACATGGGCGACGTCATCGGTGACCTGAACTCGCGTCGTGGCCAGATCCAGTCGATGGAAGACGCCGCAGGCGTCAAGGTCGTCCGTGCACAGGTTCCGCTGTCCGAGATGTTCGGCTACATCGGCGACCTGCGCTCGAAGACCTCGGGTCGTGCCGTCTACTCCATGGAGTTCCACAGCTACGCTGAGGTTCCCCGCGCTGTGGCCGACGAGATCGTCCAGAAGACCAAGGGCGAGTAA
- a CDS encoding ABC transporter: MSDPDVPQPEKPADVDDVVGSANAGLDAAAAAGADVPGSNDGVEEKPAAAPVDPDLAAFEEAERDHPGTFASPPPAVTPAASVASNDYADEVRTRADAESSSFFPEPVIGEPVAFGHEQSGMAGAAYAQYGDEADTRVVPSEPLVAAAAAQPQPIFVQAPEPPRDRGNRGTAGAIGLLATLVFAVLYLGAALGLGAISGDVTGENIGQTAIAPLTTWGFWTPVVVFFLGFWLLGAIINRGRWGLWVVFGIIVGVIAYGGHILGQLFEAPFWKLSASQGLDLVGEQLLAPLAIAAFVFARELTIWFGAWVARSGARKTELNAEAQREYERTLEAGPTLSR, from the coding sequence ATGAGTGACCCCGACGTTCCCCAGCCCGAGAAGCCGGCTGACGTTGACGACGTCGTCGGCAGTGCGAACGCGGGTCTGGATGCCGCCGCTGCCGCAGGTGCGGATGTTCCCGGTTCGAACGACGGCGTAGAGGAGAAGCCCGCCGCTGCGCCGGTCGATCCCGACCTCGCTGCGTTCGAAGAGGCCGAGCGCGATCACCCCGGGACTTTCGCGTCGCCGCCCCCGGCAGTGACCCCCGCTGCGTCCGTCGCGTCGAACGACTACGCCGACGAGGTCAGGACGCGCGCCGACGCCGAGTCCTCCTCCTTCTTCCCTGAGCCGGTCATCGGAGAGCCCGTCGCGTTCGGTCATGAGCAGTCGGGCATGGCGGGTGCCGCCTACGCCCAGTACGGCGATGAGGCCGACACGCGCGTCGTGCCGTCCGAACCGCTGGTCGCTGCAGCCGCGGCACAGCCGCAGCCCATCTTCGTGCAGGCTCCCGAGCCGCCCCGCGACCGCGGAAACCGTGGCACCGCGGGAGCCATCGGACTCCTCGCGACGCTCGTCTTCGCGGTGCTGTACCTCGGGGCGGCGCTGGGGCTCGGCGCGATCTCCGGTGATGTGACCGGGGAGAACATCGGGCAGACCGCGATCGCTCCGCTGACGACTTGGGGATTCTGGACGCCCGTCGTGGTCTTCTTCCTCGGCTTCTGGCTGCTCGGTGCGATCATCAACCGCGGTCGCTGGGGACTCTGGGTCGTCTTCGGCATCATCGTCGGCGTCATCGCCTATGGAGGACACATCCTCGGCCAGCTGTTCGAGGCGCCGTTCTGGAAGCTCAGCGCGAGTCAGGGGCTCGACCTCGTCGGAGAGCAGCTGCTCGCCCCGCTCGCGATCGCGGCCTTCGTGTTCGCCCGTGAGCTGACCATCTGGTTCGGAGCCTGGGTCGCCCGCAGCGGTGCCCGCAAGACCGAGCTGAACGCCGAGGCGCAGCGCGAGTACGAGCGCACCCTCGAAGCCGGCCCGACGCTGTCGAGGTAA
- the rplC gene encoding 50S ribosomal protein L3, with protein MADINSKVSKGMLGTKLGMTQVWNESGKLVPVTVIELAPNVVTQVRTPEKDGYNAVQIAYGQIDPRKVNKPLTAHFEAAGVTPRRHVTEIRTADAGDYTLGQELTVDGTFEAGQLVDVVGTSKGKGFAGVMKRHNFKGVSASHGSHRNHRKPGSIGASSTPSRVFKGMRMAGRMGGERVTVLNLTVHAIDIEKGLMLVKGAVPGARGRIVYVRNAVKGA; from the coding sequence ATGGCTGACATCAACTCCAAGGTTTCCAAGGGCATGCTGGGCACGAAGCTCGGTATGACCCAGGTGTGGAACGAGAGCGGCAAGCTCGTTCCCGTCACCGTCATCGAGCTGGCACCCAACGTGGTCACCCAGGTCCGCACGCCCGAGAAGGACGGCTACAACGCCGTGCAGATCGCGTACGGCCAGATCGACCCCCGCAAGGTGAACAAGCCGCTCACCGCCCACTTCGAGGCAGCCGGCGTCACGCCGCGTCGTCACGTCACCGAGATCCGCACCGCGGACGCCGGCGACTACACCCTGGGCCAGGAGCTCACGGTCGACGGCACCTTCGAAGCAGGCCAGCTCGTCGACGTCGTCGGCACGAGCAAGGGCAAGGGCTTCGCCGGTGTCATGAAGCGTCACAACTTCAAGGGCGTCTCGGCTTCGCACGGTTCGCACCGCAACCACCGCAAGCCCGGTTCCATCGGCGCATCGTCGACCCCGAGCCGCGTCTTCAAGGGTATGCGCATGGCCGGCCGTATGGGTGGCGAGCGCGTAACCGTCCTCAACCTCACGGTGCACGCCATCGACATCGAGAAGGGACTCATGCTCGTCAAGGGCGCCGTCCCCGGTGCTCGTGGTCGCATCGTCTATGTCCGCAACGCAGTGAAGGGTGCCTGA
- a CDS encoding DUF1700 domain-containing protein, with amino-acid sequence MTETTAVALREDFLTRLDEAMRGLPHGIATDIRGGIVEELQGLDAEATAVRIAQLGDPGAIVREAQAELPAGSPLAVPTTASAPSAPGPSTTSTRGFAIAAALTLSVGGIVVPIVGWFVGAVLVSLSSLWKTGEKVVAIVVPFVAGGLSILVISTMVTISVWESSGSSSGTGTPPPANNPLLPAWYDMIWGGLAGIGILLIPLSGLWLLWRLRGRVAR; translated from the coding sequence ATGACCGAAACCACCGCTGTCGCCCTGCGAGAGGACTTCCTCACACGACTCGATGAGGCGATGCGCGGATTACCGCACGGCATCGCGACGGACATCCGCGGGGGCATCGTCGAAGAGCTCCAGGGACTCGACGCCGAAGCCACGGCCGTGCGCATCGCTCAGCTCGGCGATCCCGGCGCGATCGTCCGCGAGGCACAGGCCGAGCTGCCGGCGGGTTCGCCTCTCGCGGTGCCGACGACCGCGTCCGCACCGTCGGCACCGGGTCCGTCGACGACGTCCACGCGCGGGTTCGCGATCGCCGCGGCTCTGACGCTGAGCGTCGGCGGGATCGTCGTGCCGATCGTCGGGTGGTTCGTCGGTGCCGTGCTCGTGAGTCTGAGCTCGCTCTGGAAGACGGGGGAGAAGGTCGTGGCGATCGTCGTGCCGTTCGTCGCGGGCGGTCTGTCGATCCTCGTCATCTCGACGATGGTCACCATCTCCGTGTGGGAATCGAGCGGCAGCTCCTCGGGAACAGGAACCCCGCCGCCCGCCAACAATCCGTTGCTTCCTGCGTGGTACGACATGATCTGGGGCGGTCTCGCGGGAATCGGCATCCTCCTCATCCCGCTCTCGGGTCTCTGGCTGCTCTGGCGCCTGCGCGGTCGCGTCGCGCGCTGA
- the rplD gene encoding 50S ribosomal protein L4 codes for MADSTLALDVLKADGKKAGSIELPAALFDAKTNIPLIHQVVVAQLAAARQGTHSTKRRGEVSGAGRKPFKQKGTGNARQGSIRAPHMTGGGIVHGPKPRDYSQRTPKKMIAAALLGALSDRFRGDRIHAIESFGIDGTPSTKTAVNFLTNVVSSKNVLVVIERDDDVTLKSIRNLSNLHVLTFDQLNAYDVLVSDDIVFTQAALEGFIASKSGANQEVSA; via the coding sequence ATGGCTGACTCCACTCTCGCGCTCGACGTCCTCAAGGCAGACGGCAAGAAGGCAGGCTCGATCGAGCTTCCCGCCGCGCTGTTCGACGCCAAGACGAACATCCCGCTCATCCACCAGGTCGTCGTCGCGCAGCTCGCGGCGGCTCGCCAGGGCACGCACTCGACCAAGCGTCGTGGCGAGGTCTCCGGTGCCGGCCGCAAGCCCTTCAAGCAGAAGGGCACGGGTAACGCCCGTCAGGGTTCCATCCGCGCGCCGCACATGACCGGTGGTGGCATCGTGCACGGCCCCAAGCCGCGCGACTACTCGCAGCGCACCCCCAAGAAGATGATCGCTGCAGCCCTGCTGGGCGCGCTCAGCGACCGCTTCCGCGGTGACCGCATCCACGCCATCGAGTCCTTCGGGATCGACGGCACGCCTTCGACCAAGACCGCGGTGAACTTCCTCACCAACGTCGTCTCGTCGAAGAACGTGCTCGTCGTGATCGAGCGCGACGATGACGTGACGCTGAAGAGCATCCGCAACCTGTCGAACCTGCACGTGCTGACGTTCGACCAGCTCAACGCATACGACGTGCTCGTCTCCGACGACATCGTCTTCACCCAGGCCGCGCTCGAGGGCTTCATCGCCTCCAAGTCCGGCGCCAACCAGGAGGTCTCCGCATGA
- the rpsL gene encoding 30S ribosomal protein S12, whose product MPTIQQLVRKGRSPKVTKTKAPALKSNPQQAGVCTRVYTTTPKKPNSAMRKVARVKLRNGTEVTAYIPGEGHNLQEHSLVLVRGGRVKDLPGVRYKIVRGALDTQAVKNRKQARSRYGAKKG is encoded by the coding sequence GTGCCAACCATTCAGCAGTTGGTTCGCAAGGGTCGCTCGCCCAAGGTCACCAAGACCAAGGCACCGGCGCTCAAGTCGAACCCGCAGCAGGCCGGGGTCTGCACCCGCGTCTACACCACCACCCCGAAGAAGCCGAACTCGGCGATGCGCAAGGTCGCTCGTGTGAAGCTCCGCAACGGCACCGAGGTCACCGCGTACATCCCCGGTGAGGGTCACAACCTGCAGGAGCACTCGCTCGTGCTCGTGCGTGGCGGTCGTGTCAAGGACCTCCCCGGTGTGCGTTACAAGATCGTCCGTGGCGCCCTGGACACCCAGGCAGTCAAGAACCGTAAGCAGGCTCGTTCCCGCTACGGCGCGAAGAAGGGTTGA
- the rpsJ gene encoding 30S ribosomal protein S10, whose translation MAGQKIRIRLKSYDHEVIDTSARKIVDTVTRAGATVVGPVPLPTEKNVVCVIRSPHKYKDSREHFEMRTHKRLIDIVDPTPKAVDSLMRLDLPADVNIEIKL comes from the coding sequence ATGGCGGGACAGAAGATCCGCATTCGCCTGAAGTCGTATGACCACGAGGTCATCGACACGTCCGCACGCAAGATCGTCGACACCGTGACCCGTGCGGGCGCGACCGTCGTCGGACCCGTGCCCCTTCCGACCGAGAAGAACGTCGTGTGCGTCATCCGGTCGCCGCACAAGTACAAGGACAGCCGCGAGCACTTCGAGATGCGCACCCACAAGCGTCTGATCGACATCGTCGACCCGACGCCCAAGGCTGTCGACTCGCTGATGCGCCTCGACCTGCCTGCCGATGTCAACATCGAGATCAAGCTCTGA
- a CDS encoding PadR family transcriptional regulator gives MTADVGAQMRKGVVEYCVLGLLAREPMYGWQLAEALTGAGLIASIGTLYPLLGRLRDNGWVSTFDQPSESGPVRRYYRLTEVGVDQLERFRAQWAPFACVVTGIVGEGRS, from the coding sequence ATGACAGCCGATGTCGGCGCCCAGATGCGCAAGGGAGTGGTCGAGTACTGCGTGCTCGGCCTGCTCGCGCGGGAGCCTATGTACGGATGGCAGCTGGCTGAGGCTCTCACCGGCGCCGGCCTGATCGCCAGCATCGGCACGCTCTATCCGCTGCTGGGGCGGCTGCGTGACAACGGCTGGGTCAGTACGTTCGATCAGCCGTCCGAGTCGGGCCCGGTGCGCAGGTACTACCGGCTCACCGAGGTCGGCGTCGATCAGCTCGAGCGATTCCGCGCCCAGTGGGCACCGTTCGCCTGTGTCGTCACGGGCATCGTCGGAGAGGGACGATCATGA
- a CDS encoding ABC transporter permease subunit, which translates to MTDTDERTAPPTRRQRQAAKIAEAASGPIGWMLLKILLLAVVDAIALYAVFVLFAQREWLILGIVVAVAVLVNYIYFSRKRIAAKYLTPGIIFLVIFQVFTLLYTGYIGFTNYGTGHNGTKDQAISSLLASAQERVEDSPTYPVTVVEQFGTYGLLVTDPESGDALLGTAQQPLEEVDARFEDGTAVAVDGWTTLPLATVFTLSEELEKLSVPFSDDPNDGSLRAPDGQKGYLYVSTLEYDEAADTITDTTTGTVYSDTGDGAFTAEGGEQLLPGWQTTVGFDNFIRAVTDSSIRGPLISVTLWTFAFALISVATTFFLGLLLALVFNNTRMRFRNGYRIILILPYAFPAFLSALVWAGMMNESFGFINQVIFGGAEIPWLTDPALAKVSVLLVNLWLGFPYMFLVCMGALQGIPEDVNEAAVMDGANPWQVFRRIKLPLLLVTVAPLLISSFAFNFNNFNLIYMLTKGGPRFSDVSIPVGHTDILISMVYKVAFTGQTRDYGLASAFTILIFIVVATISIISFRKTKALEELN; encoded by the coding sequence GTCAGCGCCAGGCCGCGAAGATCGCGGAGGCCGCATCCGGACCGATCGGCTGGATGCTGCTGAAGATCCTCCTGCTGGCCGTCGTCGACGCGATCGCGCTCTACGCCGTGTTCGTGCTCTTCGCCCAGCGGGAGTGGTTGATCCTCGGCATCGTCGTGGCGGTTGCCGTCCTCGTCAACTACATCTACTTCTCCCGAAAGCGCATCGCCGCGAAGTACCTCACTCCCGGCATCATCTTCCTGGTCATCTTCCAGGTGTTCACGCTGCTCTACACCGGGTACATCGGGTTCACGAACTACGGCACCGGCCACAACGGCACCAAGGACCAGGCGATCTCCTCCCTCCTCGCCTCGGCGCAGGAGCGGGTCGAGGACTCGCCGACCTACCCCGTGACGGTCGTCGAGCAGTTCGGCACCTACGGTCTGCTCGTGACGGACCCGGAATCCGGCGACGCGCTCCTCGGTACAGCGCAACAGCCGCTGGAAGAGGTCGACGCCCGGTTCGAAGACGGCACGGCCGTCGCCGTCGACGGGTGGACCACACTCCCGCTCGCGACCGTCTTCACGCTCTCCGAAGAGCTGGAGAAGCTGTCGGTGCCGTTCAGCGACGACCCGAACGACGGCAGCCTGCGCGCCCCGGACGGGCAGAAGGGCTACCTGTACGTCTCGACGCTGGAGTACGACGAGGCCGCAGACACCATCACCGACACCACGACGGGGACCGTGTACTCCGATACGGGTGATGGGGCCTTCACCGCCGAGGGCGGCGAGCAGCTGCTCCCCGGTTGGCAGACGACGGTGGGCTTCGACAACTTCATCCGCGCCGTCACAGACTCCTCCATCCGCGGACCGCTCATCTCGGTCACGCTCTGGACGTTCGCGTTCGCTCTGATCTCGGTCGCGACGACGTTCTTCCTCGGCCTTCTCCTGGCCCTGGTGTTCAACAACACCCGCATGCGGTTCCGCAACGGCTACCGGATCATCCTGATCCTCCCATACGCGTTCCCCGCGTTCCTGTCAGCGCTCGTCTGGGCCGGAATGATGAACGAGAGCTTCGGCTTCATCAACCAGGTGATCTTCGGCGGTGCCGAGATCCCGTGGCTCACCGACCCCGCCCTCGCGAAGGTGTCGGTGCTGCTGGTGAACCTGTGGCTCGGCTTCCCGTACATGTTCCTCGTCTGCATGGGCGCCCTGCAGGGCATCCCCGAGGATGTGAACGAAGCCGCGGTGATGGACGGCGCGAACCCGTGGCAGGTCTTCCGCCGGATCAAGCTGCCGCTGCTGCTGGTCACCGTCGCGCCGCTTTTGATCTCGTCCTTCGCGTTCAACTTCAACAACTTCAACCTGATCTACATGCTCACGAAGGGTGGTCCGCGCTTCAGCGACGTGTCCATCCCCGTCGGGCACACCGACATCCTCATCTCGATGGTCTACAAGGTGGCCTTCACGGGGCAGACGCGTGACTACGGTCTGGCGTCGGCCTTCACGATCCTGATCTTCATCGTGGTCGCCACGATCTCGATCATCAGCTTCCGCAAGACCAAGGCCCTCGAGGAGCTGAACTGA
- a CDS encoding sugar ABC transporter permease, with product MSTTSPTTERSAATRSTDGVQSLAPRRRSFGAWFADTGWRHLVAIVVSAFALFPLLYVISASLNPKGTLTGSNQLFSAIGIDSYVRILSDPQNPYGTWFLNTLLIAVVTGAVTVFIGACAAYAFSRMRFAGRRVGLVTIVVVQMFPQLLAVVAIFLLMSTLGDWFPAIGLNTHTGLILVYLGGALGVNTYLMYGFFNTIPKEIDEAARIDGAGHARIFFTIILRLVAPILAVVGLLSFIGTVNEYVIASVMLVDVDQQTLVVGLTKLVANPRYADWSAFSAGAVMAAIPVMILFLFLQKYIVGGLTAGATKG from the coding sequence ATGAGCACCACCAGCCCCACCACCGAGCGATCCGCCGCCACTCGCTCCACCGATGGCGTGCAGAGCCTCGCCCCCCGCCGTCGCAGCTTCGGCGCCTGGTTCGCCGACACCGGATGGCGCCACCTCGTGGCGATCGTCGTGAGTGCGTTCGCCCTGTTCCCCCTGCTGTACGTGATCTCCGCCTCGCTGAACCCGAAGGGGACGCTGACGGGATCGAACCAGCTCTTCTCCGCGATCGGGATCGACAGCTACGTGCGCATCCTGAGCGACCCGCAGAACCCCTACGGCACGTGGTTCCTCAACACGCTGCTGATCGCGGTGGTCACCGGAGCGGTCACCGTCTTCATCGGTGCCTGCGCGGCATATGCCTTCTCGCGCATGCGGTTCGCTGGACGCCGTGTGGGGCTCGTGACGATCGTGGTCGTGCAGATGTTCCCGCAGCTGCTCGCCGTCGTCGCCATCTTCCTGCTCATGTCGACCCTGGGGGACTGGTTCCCCGCGATCGGTCTGAACACCCACACCGGTCTGATCCTGGTGTACCTCGGGGGAGCGCTCGGGGTGAACACGTACCTGATGTACGGCTTCTTCAACACGATCCCGAAGGAGATCGACGAGGCGGCGCGCATCGACGGCGCCGGTCACGCGCGCATCTTCTTCACGATCATCCTGCGTCTGGTCGCTCCGATCCTCGCGGTGGTCGGGCTCCTGTCGTTCATCGGCACGGTCAACGAGTACGTGATCGCGAGCGTCATGCTCGTCGACGTGGATCAGCAGACCCTCGTCGTCGGACTCACCAAGCTCGTGGCGAACCCGCGCTACGCGGACTGGTCGGCCTTCTCCGCCGGTGCGGTGATGGCGGCGATCCCGGTGATGATCCTCTTCCTCTTCCTGCAGAAGTACATCGTCGGTGGGCTGACCGCCGGAGCGACCAAGGGCTGA
- the tuf gene encoding elongation factor Tu: protein MAKAKFERTKPHVNIGTIGHVDHGKTTLSAAISKVLADKYPSDTNVQRDFASIDSAPEERQRGITINISHIEYETPKRHYAHVDAPGHADYVKNMITGAAQMDGAILVVAATDGPMAQTREHVLLAKQVGVPYLLVALNKSDMVDDEEILELVELEVRELLAGQGFDEDAPVVRVSALKALEGDEKWTQAILDLMQAVDDSVPDPERDRDKPFLMPVEDVFTITGRGTVVTGRAERGTLAINSEVEIVGLRPTVKTTVTGIEMFHKQLDEAWAGENCGLLLRGTKREDVERGQVIVKPGSVTPHTDFEGTAYILSKDEGGRHNPFYTNYRPQFYFRTTDVTGVISLPEGTEMVMPGDTTDMTVELIQPIAMEEGLGFAIREGGRTVGAGTVTKIIK from the coding sequence GTGGCTAAGGCCAAGTTCGAGCGGACCAAGCCGCACGTCAACATCGGAACGATCGGTCACGTCGACCACGGCAAGACCACGCTCTCCGCAGCGATCTCGAAGGTGCTTGCTGACAAGTACCCGTCCGACACCAACGTGCAGCGCGACTTCGCTTCCATCGACTCGGCGCCGGAAGAGCGCCAGCGTGGTATCACCATCAACATCTCGCACATCGAGTACGAGACCCCGAAGCGCCACTACGCGCACGTTGACGCTCCCGGCCACGCCGACTACGTCAAGAACATGATCACCGGTGCGGCTCAGATGGACGGCGCGATCCTCGTGGTCGCCGCCACCGACGGCCCGATGGCTCAGACGCGCGAGCACGTGCTGCTCGCCAAGCAGGTCGGCGTGCCGTACCTGCTGGTCGCGCTGAACAAGTCCGACATGGTCGACGACGAGGAGATCCTGGAGCTCGTCGAGCTCGAGGTCCGCGAGCTGCTCGCCGGCCAGGGCTTCGACGAGGACGCTCCTGTCGTCCGCGTCTCCGCTCTCAAGGCCCTCGAGGGCGACGAGAAGTGGACCCAGGCGATCCTGGACCTGATGCAGGCTGTCGACGACAGCGTTCCGGACCCGGAGCGTGACCGTGACAAGCCGTTCCTGATGCCCGTCGAGGACGTCTTCACGATCACCGGTCGTGGAACCGTCGTCACGGGTCGCGCCGAGCGTGGCACGCTGGCCATCAACTCCGAGGTCGAGATCGTCGGACTCCGTCCGACCGTCAAGACCACGGTCACGGGTATCGAGATGTTCCACAAGCAGCTCGACGAGGCCTGGGCCGGCGAGAACTGTGGTCTGCTGCTCCGCGGCACCAAGCGTGAGGACGTCGAGCGCGGTCAGGTCATCGTCAAGCCGGGTTCGGTCACGCCGCACACCGACTTCGAGGGCACCGCGTACATCCTGTCCAAGGACGAGGGTGGCCGTCACAACCCGTTCTACACGAACTACCGCCCGCAGTTCTACTTCCGCACCACCGACGTCACCGGCGTCATCTCGCTGCCTGAGGGCACCGAGATGGTCATGCCCGGCGACACCACCGACATGACGGTCGAGCTGATCCAGCCGATCGCCATGGAGGAGGGCCTCGGCTTCGCCATCCGTGAGGGTGGACGCACCGTCGGCGCCGGTACGGTCACGAAGATCATCAAGTAA